A genomic region of Rhodococcus pyridinivorans contains the following coding sequences:
- the ilvC gene encoding ketol-acid reductoisomerase, whose translation MFYDDDADLSIIQGRKVAVIGYGSQGHAHSLSLRDSGVDVRIGLKEGSKSRAKAEEAGLTVGTPAEVSEWADVIMILAPDTAQASIFTNDIEPNLKDGDALFFGHGLNIHFGLITAPENVTVAMVAPKGPGHLVRRQFVDGKGVPALIAVHQDPKGEGQALALSYAKGIGGTRAGVIKTTFKEETETDLFGEQAVLCGGTEELVKTGFDVMVEAGYAPEMAYFEVLHELKLIVDLMYEGGIARMNYSVSDTAEFGGYLSGPRVIDAGTKERMKEILKDIQDGTFVKRLVANVEGGNKELEGLRKQNAEHGIEVVGKQLRDLMSWVDRPITETA comes from the coding sequence ATGTTCTACGACGACGATGCCGACCTGTCGATCATCCAGGGTCGTAAGGTCGCCGTCATCGGCTACGGCAGTCAGGGACACGCGCACTCGCTGAGCCTGCGCGACTCGGGCGTCGACGTTCGCATCGGTCTGAAGGAGGGCTCGAAGTCGCGGGCCAAGGCCGAGGAAGCCGGTCTCACCGTCGGCACCCCCGCCGAGGTCTCCGAGTGGGCCGACGTCATCATGATCCTCGCGCCCGACACCGCCCAGGCGTCGATCTTCACCAACGACATCGAGCCCAACCTGAAGGACGGCGACGCGCTGTTCTTCGGCCACGGCCTCAACATCCACTTCGGTCTCATCACCGCTCCGGAGAACGTGACCGTCGCGATGGTCGCCCCCAAGGGCCCCGGCCACCTCGTGCGTCGTCAGTTCGTCGACGGCAAGGGCGTTCCCGCGCTCATCGCCGTCCATCAGGACCCCAAGGGTGAGGGCCAGGCGCTCGCGCTGTCCTACGCCAAGGGCATCGGCGGCACCCGGGCCGGCGTCATCAAGACCACCTTCAAGGAAGAGACCGAGACCGACCTCTTCGGCGAGCAGGCCGTGCTCTGCGGTGGCACCGAGGAGCTCGTCAAGACCGGCTTCGACGTCATGGTCGAGGCGGGCTACGCCCCCGAGATGGCCTACTTCGAGGTTCTCCACGAGCTCAAGCTCATCGTCGACCTCATGTACGAGGGTGGCATCGCCCGCATGAACTACTCGGTGTCCGACACCGCGGAGTTCGGCGGCTACCTCTCCGGCCCGCGCGTCATCGACGCCGGCACCAAGGAGCGCATGAAGGAGATCCTGAAGGACATCCAGGACGGCACCTTCGTCAAGCGTCTCGTCGCCAACGTCGAGGGCGGCAACAAGGAGCTCGAAGGTCTGCGCAAGCAGAACGCCGAGCACGGCATCGAGGTTGTCGGCAAGCAGCTGCGCGACCTGATGAGCTGGGTCGATCGCCCCATCACCGAGACGGCGTGA
- the ilvD gene encoding dihydroxy-acid dehydratase, with the protein MPPLRSRTTTVGRNAAGARSLWRATGLTDSDFGKPIVAIANSYTQFVPGHVHLKDVGEIVAKAVREAGGVAREFHTIAVDDGIAMGHGGMLYSLPSREIIADSVEYMVNAHTADALVCISNCDKITPGMLNAAMRLNIPTVFVSGGPMEAGKAVVVNGVAQAPTDLITAISASASEAVDDAGLDEVERSACPTCGSCSGMFTANSMNCLTEALGLALPGNGSTLATHEARRALFETAGRTIVEAALRYYRDDDESVLPRNIATPAAFRNAMALDVAMGGSTNTVLHTLAAAQEGEVDFDLTTIDEISRRVPCLAKVSPNSDYHMEDVHRAGGIPAILGELRRGGLLETDVSTVHTKSFDEWLDTWDIRSGKASETALELFHAAPGGVRTTEPFSTDNRWSSLDTDAANGCIRDIEHAYTVEGGLCVLRGNLAPDGAILKTAGIDEDLFHFEGPAYVVESQEEAVSVILGKKIKAGDVVVVRYEGPAGGPGMQEMLHPTSFLKGIGLGKVCALITDGRFSGGTSGLSIGHVSPEAASGGVIGLIEQGDRIRIDVATRTLEVLVEDEVLADRRAKMEASERPWQPVDRERTVSKALRAYAALATSADKGAVRRVP; encoded by the coding sequence ATGCCCCCGTTGAGGTCACGCACCACCACCGTCGGACGAAACGCCGCGGGAGCGCGCTCCCTGTGGCGCGCCACCGGCCTGACCGATTCCGACTTCGGCAAGCCGATCGTCGCCATCGCGAACTCCTACACGCAGTTCGTACCCGGTCACGTCCACCTCAAGGACGTCGGTGAGATCGTCGCGAAGGCCGTGCGCGAAGCGGGCGGCGTGGCGCGCGAGTTCCACACCATCGCAGTCGACGACGGCATCGCCATGGGCCACGGCGGCATGCTCTACTCGCTGCCGAGCCGCGAGATCATCGCCGACTCCGTCGAATACATGGTCAACGCGCACACCGCCGATGCACTGGTGTGCATCTCGAACTGCGACAAGATCACCCCGGGCATGCTCAATGCCGCGATGCGCCTGAACATCCCGACGGTCTTCGTCTCCGGTGGTCCGATGGAGGCCGGCAAGGCGGTCGTCGTCAACGGTGTCGCGCAGGCCCCCACCGACCTCATCACCGCCATCTCGGCCTCCGCCAGCGAGGCCGTCGACGACGCGGGACTCGACGAGGTCGAGCGCAGCGCGTGCCCGACCTGCGGTTCGTGCTCGGGCATGTTCACCGCCAACTCGATGAACTGCCTCACCGAGGCTCTCGGTCTCGCGCTGCCCGGCAACGGTTCGACCCTCGCCACCCACGAGGCGCGACGCGCACTGTTCGAGACCGCCGGCCGGACGATCGTCGAGGCCGCCCTGCGCTACTACCGCGACGACGACGAGTCGGTGCTTCCGCGCAACATCGCCACCCCGGCCGCCTTCCGCAACGCAATGGCGCTCGACGTCGCCATGGGTGGTTCCACCAACACCGTGCTGCACACCCTCGCCGCCGCGCAGGAGGGTGAGGTCGACTTCGATCTCACCACCATCGACGAGATCAGCCGCCGGGTGCCCTGCCTGGCGAAGGTCTCCCCGAACTCCGACTACCACATGGAGGACGTGCACCGCGCCGGCGGAATCCCCGCCATCCTCGGCGAGCTGCGCCGCGGTGGTCTGCTCGAGACCGACGTCTCCACGGTCCACACGAAGAGCTTCGACGAGTGGCTCGACACCTGGGACATCCGTTCCGGCAAGGCGTCCGAGACGGCCCTCGAACTGTTCCACGCCGCACCGGGCGGTGTGCGCACCACCGAACCGTTCTCGACGGACAACCGCTGGTCGTCGCTCGACACCGATGCCGCGAACGGTTGCATCCGCGACATCGAGCACGCCTACACCGTCGAGGGCGGCTTGTGCGTGCTGCGCGGCAATCTCGCACCGGACGGCGCGATCCTCAAGACCGCCGGTATCGACGAGGATCTGTTCCACTTCGAGGGCCCGGCCTACGTCGTCGAGTCGCAGGAGGAGGCCGTCTCGGTCATCCTCGGCAAGAAGATCAAGGCCGGCGACGTCGTCGTCGTCCGCTACGAGGGCCCGGCCGGCGGCCCCGGCATGCAGGAGATGCTGCACCCGACCTCCTTCCTCAAGGGCATCGGTCTGGGCAAGGTGTGTGCCCTGATCACCGACGGTCGCTTCTCGGGCGGCACCTCCGGTCTGTCCATCGGGCACGTCTCCCCCGAGGCCGCGTCCGGTGGTGTGATCGGCCTGATCGAGCAGGGCGACCGGATCCGCATCGACGTCGCGACCCGCACCCTCGAGGTGCTCGTCGAGGACGAGGTGCTCGCGGATCGTCGCGCGAAGATGGAGGCCTCCGAGCGTCCGTGGCAGCCCGTCGACCGTGAGCGCACGGTCTCGAAGGCACTGCGCGCCTACGCCGCTCTGGCGACCTCCGCCGACAAGGGTGCCGTCCGGCGCGTGCCGTAA
- a CDS encoding PH domain-containing protein — protein sequence MPPPPSSHTPDSTTQVIQISRLSFLACALLFLALASPALAWPEAFAWTLIIPFLVAAWVVRVRTVVGPEGIVARATFKTTNLKWDELDGLRFPKRGWARARLTDGSEVALPVVTFGRLPQLSEASGGRITDPYAAAQLAEEKAYREKAAAEAGPDAETTDDAVTVEKKGDRSS from the coding sequence GTGCCACCGCCCCCATCATCCCACACGCCCGATTCGACGACGCAGGTCATCCAGATCTCGCGACTGTCCTTCCTCGCGTGCGCTCTGCTGTTCCTCGCCCTCGCCTCCCCCGCGCTGGCGTGGCCGGAGGCCTTCGCATGGACGCTGATCATCCCGTTCCTCGTCGCCGCCTGGGTCGTGCGGGTACGCACCGTCGTCGGCCCCGAGGGCATCGTCGCGCGAGCGACCTTCAAGACGACGAACCTGAAGTGGGACGAACTCGACGGCCTCCGGTTCCCGAAGCGGGGCTGGGCCCGCGCACGGCTCACCGACGGCAGCGAGGTCGCACTGCCGGTCGTCACCTTCGGCCGGCTGCCGCAGCTGTCGGAGGCCAGCGGAGGCCGCATCACCGATCCGTACGCGGCCGCACAGCTCGCCGAGGAGAAGGCATACCGCGAGAAGGCGGCCGCCGAAGCCGGTCCGGATGCCGAAACCACCGACGACGCAGTCACCGTCGAGAAGAAGGGGGACCGCTCCTCCTGA
- a CDS encoding acetolactate synthase large subunit, whose translation MSAPTARPQPSPRKPGSATPTPAAAATQPANRRQVAPERVTGAQSVVRALEELEVDTVFGIPGGAILPVYDPIFDSRRVRHVLVRHEQGAGHAATGYAQATGKVGVCMATSGPGATNLVTPLADAQMDSVPLVAITGQVGRPLIGTDAFQEADISGITMPITKHNFLVTDGADIPRILAEAFYLASSGRPGAVLVDIPKDILQAQTTFSWPPEMHLPGYRPVTKPHGKQVREAARLIADAKNPVLYVGGGVIKAEASAELLELAELTGIPVVTTLMARGAFPDSHNLHCGMPGMHGNVAAVAALQKSDLLITLGARFDDRVTGQLDSFAPDAKVIHADIDPAEIGKNRHADVPIVGDCKEVIVELLEAIRADLATGTKLDYTAWWAYLDDIRRTYPLSYDRPTDDTLSPQYVIQAVGKLAGPDAIYCAGVGQHQMWAAQFVDYEKPRTWLNSGGLGTMGYAVPAAMGAKMGCPDTEVWAIDGDGCFQMTNQELATCAVEGVPIKVALINNGNLGMVRQWQTLFYEERYSNTDLATHSLRIPDFVKLAEALGCVGIRVEREEDVEPAIRRAQEVNDRPVVIDFIVGKDAQVWPMVAAGTSNDEIMAARDIRPLFDDDAAADDPAVIHETIDALETRSENAAAQEETK comes from the coding sequence GTGAGCGCACCAACCGCACGGCCTCAACCCTCGCCGCGAAAGCCGGGGTCCGCCACCCCGACTCCCGCAGCTGCCGCGACGCAGCCCGCCAATCGACGCCAGGTCGCCCCCGAGCGGGTCACCGGCGCCCAGTCGGTGGTCCGCGCACTCGAGGAACTCGAGGTCGACACGGTATTCGGCATCCCCGGCGGCGCGATCCTGCCCGTCTACGACCCGATCTTCGATTCGCGGCGCGTGCGCCACGTGCTCGTCCGTCACGAGCAGGGCGCCGGGCACGCTGCCACCGGTTACGCCCAGGCCACCGGCAAGGTCGGCGTGTGCATGGCCACTTCCGGTCCGGGCGCGACGAACCTCGTCACCCCGCTCGCCGACGCGCAGATGGACTCCGTGCCCCTCGTCGCGATCACCGGCCAGGTCGGTCGCCCGCTCATCGGCACCGACGCCTTCCAGGAAGCCGACATCTCCGGCATCACGATGCCGATCACGAAGCACAACTTCCTGGTCACCGACGGCGCCGACATCCCGCGCATCCTGGCCGAGGCGTTCTACCTCGCCTCCTCGGGCCGACCGGGCGCGGTCCTCGTCGACATCCCCAAGGACATCCTTCAGGCACAGACCACCTTCAGCTGGCCGCCGGAGATGCACCTGCCCGGCTACCGCCCGGTGACGAAGCCGCACGGCAAGCAGGTCCGCGAGGCCGCGCGACTGATCGCCGACGCGAAGAACCCGGTGCTGTACGTCGGCGGCGGTGTCATCAAGGCCGAGGCGTCGGCCGAGCTGCTCGAGCTCGCCGAGCTGACCGGCATCCCGGTCGTTACGACGCTCATGGCCCGCGGTGCGTTCCCCGACAGCCACAACCTGCACTGCGGCATGCCCGGCATGCACGGCAACGTCGCCGCGGTGGCCGCACTGCAGAAGAGTGACCTGCTCATCACCCTCGGTGCCCGCTTCGACGACCGCGTCACCGGTCAGCTGGACTCCTTCGCGCCCGACGCCAAGGTCATCCACGCCGACATCGACCCGGCGGAGATCGGCAAGAACCGGCACGCCGACGTGCCGATCGTCGGTGACTGCAAGGAGGTCATCGTCGAACTGCTCGAGGCGATCCGCGCCGACCTGGCGACCGGCACGAAGCTCGACTACACGGCATGGTGGGCCTACCTCGACGACATCCGTCGCACCTACCCGCTGAGCTACGACCGTCCCACCGACGACACCCTGTCGCCGCAGTACGTCATCCAGGCCGTCGGTAAGCTCGCCGGTCCCGACGCGATCTACTGCGCAGGCGTCGGTCAGCACCAGATGTGGGCGGCGCAGTTCGTCGACTACGAGAAGCCGCGCACCTGGCTCAACTCCGGTGGTCTCGGCACCATGGGCTACGCGGTGCCCGCCGCGATGGGCGCCAAGATGGGTTGCCCCGACACCGAGGTGTGGGCCATCGACGGCGACGGCTGCTTCCAGATGACCAACCAGGAACTCGCGACGTGCGCCGTCGAGGGTGTGCCGATCAAGGTCGCGCTCATCAACAACGGCAATCTCGGCATGGTCCGGCAGTGGCAGACCCTCTTCTACGAGGAGCGATACTCGAACACCGACCTGGCGACGCACTCGCTACGCATCCCCGACTTCGTCAAGCTCGCCGAGGCCCTCGGCTGCGTGGGCATCCGCGTCGAGCGCGAGGAAGACGTCGAGCCTGCGATCCGCCGGGCGCAGGAGGTCAACGATCGTCCCGTCGTGATCGACTTCATCGTCGGCAAGGACGCGCAGGTGTGGCCGATGGTCGCCGCCGGCACGAGCAACGACGAGATCATGGCGGCTCGCGACATCCGGCCGCTGTTCGACGACGACGCCGCTGCCGACGATCCCGCCGTCATCCACGAGACCATCGACGCGCTCGAAACCCGCAGCGAGAACGCTGCGGCCCAGGAGGAGACCAAGTGA
- the ilvN gene encoding acetolactate synthase small subunit, with protein sequence MSTSHTLSVLVEDKPGVLARVASLFSRRGFNIESLAVGGTEVPDISRMTIVVTVDEFPLEQVTKQLNKLVNVIKIVEQEDEASVARELVLIKVRADASVRTQVIETVNLFRAKVIDVSPESLTIEATGTRSKLDALLRMLEPYGIREIVQSGVVAVGRGPKSITATR encoded by the coding sequence GTGAGCACGAGTCACACCCTCAGTGTTCTCGTCGAGGACAAGCCGGGCGTGCTCGCCCGAGTCGCATCGCTGTTCTCGCGACGCGGCTTCAACATCGAATCCCTTGCCGTCGGTGGCACCGAGGTGCCCGACATCTCGCGGATGACGATCGTGGTGACCGTCGACGAGTTCCCGCTCGAGCAGGTCACCAAGCAGCTCAACAAGCTCGTCAACGTCATCAAGATCGTCGAGCAGGAGGACGAGGCGTCCGTCGCCCGCGAACTCGTGCTCATCAAGGTGCGCGCCGACGCGAGTGTACGCACCCAGGTCATCGAGACGGTGAATCTGTTCCGCGCCAAGGTGATCGACGTCTCGCCCGAGTCGCTGACCATCGAGGCGACCGGTACGCGGTCCAAGCTCGACGCGCTGTTGCGCATGCTCGAACCGTACGGAATCCGCGAGATCGTCCAGTCCGGTGTCGTCGCCGTCGGACGCGGTCCGAAGTCCATCACGGCTACCCGTTAG
- a CDS encoding SulP family inorganic anion transporter, with amino-acid sequence MWLLAAFGRLPGVATARSYRRGWLRGDVTAGLALSALLVPTGMGYAQAAGLPPYTGLYATVVPMLVYAVVGPSRILVLGPDSALAPLIAAAVIPLAADGDPQRAVALAGVLALLVGAILLVGGILRFGFLTYLLSTPIRVGFLNAIAIIVIVGQLPLLLGTSADESGVVAEVLDVVDDVFEDGVEPVGLLLGAGTLAVILVLQKVVPRIPAVLVAVVAASAAVEVFGLTDRVEMVGALPSGIPAPVLGGIERGDVIELLAPAVAVAVIAFADTAVLSRSFALRRGEDVDGSSEMRALGVVNIAAGATGGFPICGSGSRTPVLEQAGARTQLAGAVGAVTVAIFLLAAPGATAYLPQAALAAVVIAAASALVDAKGLGRLWRVNKIEFCLSFAAFVAVGLAGVLRGVLVAIALSLAVVIVRAWQPHRTELVELENIAGYHDRERHPEGHRIPGLVLVRFDAPLFFANGVILTKFVRELVREREDRIEWVVLAAEPITDLDISAVEEIERLDDYLAHRGIRLAFAAMKGPVKDKLHRMQSGNRFGAGRFHPTVRTAVVAFRHRNQPGIERSVLDAPPQDIVPPPRKDRPAPP; translated from the coding sequence ATGTGGCTCCTCGCCGCGTTCGGGCGGCTCCCGGGTGTCGCCACCGCACGGTCCTACCGGCGGGGGTGGCTGCGGGGCGACGTCACGGCGGGTCTCGCGCTCAGCGCCCTGCTCGTCCCCACCGGCATGGGATATGCCCAGGCGGCGGGACTGCCGCCCTACACAGGTCTCTACGCGACAGTGGTGCCGATGCTCGTGTACGCGGTGGTCGGTCCGTCCCGGATCCTCGTGCTCGGACCGGATTCCGCGCTCGCCCCGCTCATCGCGGCCGCGGTGATCCCGCTCGCCGCCGACGGTGACCCGCAGCGTGCGGTCGCCCTCGCCGGTGTGCTCGCCCTCCTCGTCGGGGCGATCCTCCTCGTCGGGGGGATACTCCGCTTCGGATTCCTGACCTATCTGCTCTCCACACCGATCCGGGTCGGTTTCCTCAACGCGATCGCGATCATCGTCATCGTCGGGCAGCTCCCGCTCCTGCTGGGCACCTCGGCCGACGAATCCGGTGTCGTCGCCGAGGTTCTCGACGTCGTCGACGACGTCTTCGAGGACGGTGTCGAACCGGTCGGACTTCTCCTCGGCGCCGGCACCCTCGCTGTGATCCTCGTGCTGCAGAAGGTCGTTCCCCGCATACCCGCGGTGCTCGTCGCGGTGGTCGCCGCCTCCGCGGCGGTCGAGGTGTTCGGGCTCACCGATCGGGTGGAGATGGTGGGGGCGCTGCCCTCCGGGATCCCCGCGCCCGTTCTGGGCGGTATCGAACGGGGAGACGTGATCGAACTGCTCGCACCCGCGGTCGCGGTCGCCGTCATCGCGTTCGCCGACACCGCGGTGCTGTCGCGCTCGTTCGCGCTCCGACGGGGCGAGGACGTGGACGGCAGTTCCGAGATGCGCGCCCTCGGTGTGGTGAACATCGCAGCCGGTGCGACGGGCGGATTCCCCATCTGCGGCAGCGGCAGTCGCACTCCCGTCCTCGAACAGGCCGGAGCGCGTACCCAGCTCGCGGGTGCCGTCGGAGCGGTGACGGTCGCGATCTTCCTGCTCGCCGCGCCGGGGGCGACGGCGTACCTGCCGCAGGCCGCGCTCGCTGCCGTCGTGATCGCCGCGGCGAGTGCGCTCGTCGATGCGAAGGGGCTCGGTCGCCTGTGGCGGGTCAACAAGATCGAATTCTGTTTGTCCTTCGCCGCATTCGTGGCGGTCGGTCTCGCCGGTGTGTTGAGGGGTGTACTCGTCGCGATCGCATTGTCGTTGGCGGTCGTGATCGTGCGTGCCTGGCAACCCCACCGGACCGAACTCGTCGAACTCGAGAACATCGCCGGATATCACGACCGGGAGCGGCATCCCGAGGGCCACCGCATCCCGGGTCTCGTGCTCGTGCGATTCGACGCTCCGCTGTTCTTCGCGAACGGTGTGATCCTCACGAAGTTCGTCCGTGAACTCGTCCGCGAACGCGAGGACCGTATCGAGTGGGTGGTACTCGCGGCCGAACCGATCACGGATCTAGATATCAGCGCCGTCGAGGAGATCGAACGTCTCGACGACTACCTCGCCCACAGGGGGATACGGCTCGCCTTCGCCGCGATGAAGGGGCCGGTCAAGGACAAGTTGCACCGGATGCAATCGGGGAATCGCTTCGGGGCCGGTCGATTCCATCCGACCGTCCGCACTGCCGTGGTGGCCTTCCGGCACCGGAACCAGCCCGGCATCGAGCGCAGTGTGCTCGACGCACCCCCGCAGGACATCGTCCCGCCCCCGCGGAAGGATCGGCCCGCACCACCGTGA
- a CDS encoding DoxX family protein, which produces MADNKNGGIPDAGSNPYGDQPDEHTLEMRRPRESYLGSDDDFGAGGTPLGSDAYAAPTEQMYRPEPVYGADTGGAVVAGEQAPAKVRRGTLDLGLFVLRAAVGAILVAHGLQKLVGLWNGPGLDGFESLLRDAGYQQPAVLAIVGAVGEIAAGGLLVLGLLTPFAAAAIVAIMVNAVLFKHELEPGVQFFAAESSGFEFEALLVACAVAITLTGPGRIAIDGRRGWATRPFLGSFVVLLLGVAAGVCLWIFGR; this is translated from the coding sequence GTGGCCGACAACAAGAACGGTGGCATACCGGACGCGGGTTCGAATCCCTACGGCGACCAGCCCGACGAACACACACTCGAGATGCGCCGACCACGCGAGTCGTATCTCGGATCCGACGATGACTTCGGCGCAGGCGGAACTCCCCTCGGCAGCGACGCCTACGCCGCTCCCACCGAGCAGATGTACCGGCCGGAGCCGGTCTACGGTGCGGATACGGGCGGCGCGGTGGTCGCCGGCGAACAGGCCCCGGCGAAGGTGCGCCGCGGAACGCTCGACCTCGGTCTGTTCGTCCTGCGTGCGGCGGTCGGGGCGATCCTCGTCGCCCACGGACTGCAGAAGCTGGTGGGTCTGTGGAACGGGCCTGGACTCGACGGTTTCGAGTCGTTGCTCCGCGATGCGGGATACCAGCAGCCCGCCGTGCTCGCGATCGTCGGCGCGGTCGGTGAGATCGCAGCCGGAGGACTGCTCGTCCTGGGTCTGCTCACCCCGTTCGCCGCTGCCGCGATCGTCGCGATCATGGTCAACGCGGTGCTGTTCAAGCACGAACTCGAACCGGGCGTCCAGTTCTTCGCCGCCGAATCGTCGGGCTTCGAATTCGAGGCCCTCCTCGTCGCGTGCGCGGTGGCGATCACCCTCACCGGACCGGGACGCATCGCGATCGACGGACGACGCGGGTGGGCGACGCGTCCGTTCCTGGGCTCGTTCGTCGTGCTGCTGCTGGGTGTGGCGGCCGGCGTGTGCCTGTGGATCTTCGGACGCTGA
- the serA gene encoding phosphoglycerate dehydrogenase, with protein sequence MSQNGRPVVLIADKLAQSTVDALGDGVEVRWVDGPDRPALLAAVPEAQALLVRSATTVDAEVLAAAPNLKIVGRAGVGLDNVDIAAATERGVMVVNAPTSNIHSAAEHAVALLMSAARQVPAADRTLRERTWKRSSFNGTEILGKTVGVVGLGRIGQLFAQRLAAFETHVIAYDPYLPAARAAQLGIELVDIDELVARADFISVHLPKTKETAGLINAERLSKAKDGVIIVNAARGGLIDEDALYDALVEGKVRAAGLDVFETEPCTDSKLFDLDNVVVTPHLGASTAEAQDRAGTDVAKSVLLALAGEFVPDAVNVSGGPVGEEVAPWLELVRKLGLLAGTLSPEAVQNVQVVVSGELSAENTDILGLAALRGLFSASSDEPVTFVNAPKLAEQRGVTVEVEKVSEATTHRSAVEVRAVAPDGHVTSVAGALTGLQQVEKIVNINSRSFDLRAEGHNLIVHYQDRPGVLGTLGTVLGNASIDIQAAALSQDAEGPGATVILRVDRVVGDAEVGQITEALDARVAQVDLS encoded by the coding sequence GTGAGCCAGAATGGCCGTCCAGTAGTCCTGATCGCCGACAAGCTTGCGCAGTCGACCGTCGATGCGCTCGGTGACGGTGTCGAGGTGCGCTGGGTCGACGGCCCCGACCGCCCCGCCCTGCTCGCGGCCGTGCCCGAGGCCCAGGCGCTGCTGGTCCGCTCCGCGACCACCGTCGACGCCGAGGTGCTCGCTGCGGCGCCCAACCTCAAGATCGTCGGTCGCGCCGGTGTCGGCCTCGACAACGTCGACATCGCTGCTGCCACCGAGCGCGGTGTGATGGTCGTCAACGCGCCCACCTCCAACATCCACTCCGCCGCCGAGCACGCGGTCGCGCTCCTCATGTCCGCGGCGCGGCAGGTTCCCGCCGCCGACCGCACCCTGCGTGAGCGCACCTGGAAGCGGTCGAGCTTCAACGGCACCGAAATCCTCGGCAAGACGGTCGGCGTCGTCGGCCTCGGCCGCATCGGCCAGCTGTTCGCCCAGCGTCTTGCGGCGTTCGAAACCCACGTCATCGCGTACGACCCCTACTTGCCGGCCGCCCGCGCCGCACAGCTCGGCATCGAGCTCGTCGACATCGACGAGCTGGTCGCCCGCGCCGACTTCATCTCGGTGCACTTGCCCAAGACCAAGGAGACCGCCGGCCTGATCAACGCCGAGCGTCTGTCCAAGGCCAAGGACGGCGTCATCATCGTCAACGCCGCCCGCGGTGGCCTGATCGACGAGGACGCGCTGTACGACGCGCTCGTCGAAGGCAAGGTCCGCGCTGCCGGCCTCGACGTCTTCGAGACCGAGCCGTGCACCGATTCGAAGCTGTTCGACCTCGACAACGTCGTCGTCACCCCGCACCTCGGTGCATCCACCGCCGAGGCCCAGGACCGCGCCGGTACCGACGTTGCCAAGAGCGTGCTGCTCGCCCTCGCCGGCGAGTTCGTGCCCGATGCCGTCAACGTCTCCGGTGGCCCCGTGGGCGAGGAGGTCGCGCCGTGGCTCGAGCTCGTTCGCAAGCTCGGTCTGCTCGCCGGCACCCTCTCGCCCGAGGCCGTGCAGAACGTGCAGGTCGTCGTCAGCGGTGAGCTCTCGGCCGAGAACACCGACATTCTCGGCCTGGCCGCCCTCCGCGGCCTGTTCTCGGCGAGCAGCGACGAGCCCGTCACCTTCGTCAACGCCCCCAAGCTCGCGGAGCAGCGCGGCGTGACGGTCGAGGTCGAGAAGGTCAGCGAGGCCACCACGCACCGCAGCGCCGTCGAGGTCCGCGCCGTGGCGCCGGACGGACACGTCACGTCCGTCGCGGGTGCGCTCACCGGCCTGCAGCAGGTCGAGAAGATCGTCAACATCAACAGCCGCAGCTTCGACCTCCGCGCCGAGGGCCACAACCTGATCGTCCACTACCAGGACCGTCCGGGTGTCCTCGGAACGCTGGGCACCGTGCTCGGCAACGCGAGCATCGACATCCAGGCCGCGGCGCTGAGCCAGGACGCGGAGGGCCCCGGCGCCACCGTGATCCTCCGTGTCGACCGCGTCGTCGGCGACGCCGAGGTCGGACAGATCACCGAGGCGCTCGACGCGCGCGTCGCCCAGGTCGACCTGTCCTGA